In one Bartonella grahamii subsp. shimonis genomic region, the following are encoded:
- a CDS encoding TonB-dependent hemoglobin/transferrin/lactoferrin family receptor, protein MRIRRKNIHKSCVILGVLSVCIPSFVFAQNSDKSVVTELKPILIKGKKIENSSNSITILTDRKNNKNIDEKQITDVYDVSRLNPFVSYNSENNSFIIRGLDANRVLTTMDGISLPWLNDIFRGGGGNTTFDFNALSTFDTIQGSDSSLYGSGALGGIIALRTLNPEDLIMEGKNWGSLIKGGYHSVDNSWRVDQALAVRNYQTLLLFQGSYVEGHERKNMGTVGGYGERTRKNPSHFDKNNLLFKIHQYLSDNHRLGFTAERFGHNSNTHALNSSKRYAPGSVYERDNKLRERFSLSYDYNGDGDAVLDAFSGLLYWQRQSSHYVMTGVRVSAPKGDYLRDNFLRNINYGFNADALKKVDFGTVSHTLKFATNISSSKFHHYLFGKDNCHIKEYAQGCLFVPANRSDSPDTNGYNLGFAFEDEIGFVDDRFRVTPGIRYDWYKYVPQKTSSYEKALLSDKFPPERDGSRFSPKLRMEWDVRNQVTLYAQWAQAFRAPRISELYVSYIKPPAYYVKGNPDLQPETSNGYDVGLRYGNVNFGGSFNAFINQYKNFIDTEDRGPSEEFKFARRHYMNRFRVQIFGVETKAHLVLKNGFHSNIALSYSQGKDLDKKEYLNSIPPLKTIIGLGYAKEVWGSDVILTVAAKRDKIAKASDYQKNPGYHVVDMTGWWKPFGETGPILRAGIYNLFNQKYWNVSDLPSGESSTPKDYYSQPGRNFKVSFVQKF, encoded by the coding sequence ATGCGAATAAGACGAAAAAATATCCATAAGAGCTGTGTGATTTTAGGTGTGTTATCGGTCTGTATACCTTCATTTGTTTTTGCACAAAACAGCGATAAGAGTGTTGTGACTGAGCTCAAACCAATCCTTATTAAAGGAAAAAAAATAGAAAATTCTTCAAATTCAATAACCATTCTAACTGATCGTAAAAACAATAAGAATATTGATGAAAAACAAATAACTGATGTTTATGATGTGAGTCGTCTTAATCCTTTTGTCTCTTATAATTCGGAAAATAATAGTTTCATTATTCGTGGTTTAGATGCAAACCGTGTTCTTACGACAATGGATGGTATTTCTCTTCCATGGCTTAATGATATATTCCGTGGTGGAGGTGGAAACACAACTTTTGATTTCAATGCTCTTTCTACGTTTGATACTATTCAAGGATCAGATTCTAGTCTTTATGGTTCTGGCGCCCTGGGAGGAATAATTGCTCTGCGTACCCTTAATCCTGAAGACCTTATCATGGAAGGAAAGAATTGGGGAAGCCTTATAAAAGGTGGTTATCATTCTGTTGATAATAGTTGGCGCGTCGATCAAGCTCTTGCTGTGCGCAATTACCAAACACTTTTGCTTTTCCAAGGGTCTTATGTAGAAGGTCATGAGCGCAAAAATATGGGAACAGTGGGGGGATATGGAGAACGCACGCGTAAAAACCCCTCTCACTTTGACAAAAATAACTTGCTTTTTAAAATTCATCAATATTTGAGCGATAATCATCGGCTTGGTTTTACTGCAGAGCGTTTTGGTCATAATAGTAACACACATGCATTAAATTCGTCTAAAAGATATGCTCCTGGTTCCGTTTATGAACGGGATAATAAACTTCGTGAGCGTTTTTCTCTTTCTTATGATTATAATGGTGATGGTGATGCAGTTCTTGATGCGTTTAGTGGGCTGCTTTATTGGCAAAGGCAATCAAGTCATTACGTTATGACTGGCGTTCGTGTTTCAGCCCCTAAAGGGGATTATTTGAGAGATAATTTTTTACGTAATATCAATTACGGTTTCAATGCTGATGCACTTAAAAAAGTGGATTTTGGCACTGTAAGCCATACGTTAAAGTTTGCAACGAATATTTCGTCATCTAAATTTCATCACTATTTGTTTGGTAAAGACAATTGTCATATAAAAGAATACGCTCAAGGATGTCTTTTTGTTCCTGCTAATCGATCAGATTCACCAGACACCAATGGTTACAATTTGGGTTTTGCTTTTGAAGATGAAATTGGATTCGTTGATGATCGTTTTCGTGTAACGCCGGGAATCCGGTATGATTGGTACAAATATGTTCCTCAGAAAACATCTTCTTATGAGAAAGCTCTGCTTTCTGACAAATTTCCTCCAGAAAGAGATGGTTCACGTTTTTCTCCTAAATTACGCATGGAGTGGGATGTTCGTAATCAAGTTACGCTCTATGCTCAATGGGCACAAGCTTTTCGTGCACCACGTATTTCAGAGCTTTATGTCTCTTATATAAAACCCCCTGCTTATTACGTGAAAGGAAATCCTGACCTTCAACCAGAAACGAGCAATGGGTATGATGTGGGGCTACGCTATGGAAATGTAAATTTTGGTGGTTCCTTCAATGCCTTTATCAACCAATATAAGAATTTCATAGATACCGAGGATAGAGGACCATCAGAGGAGTTCAAATTTGCGCGTCGGCATTACATGAATCGCTTCCGCGTGCAAATTTTTGGTGTTGAAACAAAAGCGCATTTAGTTCTTAAAAATGGTTTTCATAGCAATATTGCTCTTTCTTATTCACAAGGAAAAGATCTTGATAAAAAAGAGTATCTTAACTCAATTCCTCCTTTGAAAACAATTATCGGATTAGGATATGCAAAAGAAGTTTGGGGAAGCGATGTTATACTTACTGTAGCAGCCAAACGTGACAAAATAGCTAAAGCATCTGATTACCAAAAAAATCCAGGATACCATGTCGTTGATATGACAGGGTGGTGGAAACCATTCGGTGAAACGGGACCTATTCTAAGAGCCGGTATTTATAATCTGTTCAATCAAAAATATTGGAATGTTTCAGATCTTCCTTCCGGTGAAAGCTCAACACCGAAGGATTATTATAGTCAGCCTGGTCGCAACTTTAAAGTTTCGTTCGTGCAAAAATTTTAG
- a CDS encoding TonB family protein, with translation MNFTNTRQLSTLWICAFFCALSLHIVLGAQFYFRKTGVTNGMLSATLMLTLAQEGLYLDADIDSSNPDHDTDLASVSTKSERLQPDLAEQDPEILEPVDEVQSEEPQHMVEQDDLKSLEEPLPQKLKDKIFEKKTRTKTVVKQLPVKAVRSVTARKSGSTAGLEDMLLMEWLAKVQSQLEKQKNYVVGHRTSRAKGTVKLEFRVHEQGSIFSSRVVASAGDPELDRLAMAALQRVGSFPPPPPSKVNKMIRVSLIFS, from the coding sequence ATGAATTTTACAAACACGAGGCAGTTATCAACTCTTTGGATTTGTGCATTTTTCTGCGCTCTTTCTTTGCATATAGTATTGGGAGCACAGTTTTATTTTCGAAAGACTGGCGTCACTAATGGTATGCTCTCGGCGACGCTTATGCTAACGCTTGCCCAAGAGGGGCTCTATCTGGATGCTGATATAGATTCGTCGAATCCAGATCATGATACAGATTTAGCAAGTGTCAGCACAAAATCAGAACGATTACAGCCAGATCTTGCTGAGCAAGATCCAGAGATATTGGAACCCGTGGATGAAGTTCAATCGGAAGAACCTCAGCATATGGTAGAACAAGATGACTTAAAGTCTTTGGAAGAACCCCTTCCTCAAAAATTAAAAGATAAAATATTTGAAAAAAAAACAAGGACAAAGACAGTTGTAAAGCAGCTACCTGTAAAGGCCGTACGTTCAGTGACCGCCAGAAAGAGCGGCAGTACCGCAGGGCTTGAAGATATGTTGTTAATGGAGTGGTTAGCAAAGGTACAGTCACAATTAGAAAAGCAAAAAAATTATGTTGTAGGACATCGTACTAGCCGAGCAAAAGGAACGGTGAAGTTAGAATTTAGGGTGCATGAGCAGGGAAGCATTTTTTCTAGCCGTGTTGTCGCTTCTGCTGGAGATCCAGAACTTGATCGATTAGCTATGGCAGCACTTCAACGCGTTGGTTCTTTTCCGCCACCACCACCATCAAAAGTGAATAAAATGATCAGAGTATCCCTGATATTTAGCTGA
- a CDS encoding lytic transglycosylase domain-containing protein — MRVFSTSLFVSTFTALILAIKILFSNVYAQTPLLHGKTPIPLVRPTPFTEKETLEPFQQIHTTSHNTATLQQLKAGLDALANNNIAKTINLRNSMEKHSLDRHILTWAMGVSNQENIPSSEIFNAINMLKGWPGIEAMKCNAERAFLNETNVTRTIIQKFSHHPPQTAQGMALFAKALIATGQTIRAQHVIAPWWHKTQLNAKEEIFVLKNASAALKPIDHLKRMQSMLYAHRFDSAARVAKLAHAQSLFNAFVAVEKNDPRATQKLKAAERSWQKDPLFQFARIRHLRRTEQYDAAAALMMKTSKDAFRLMNPHSLWKEQRALSREMLDLNKPKIAYQLVTMHTGITSTLAIDAEFHAGWYALRFLHNPKLAMQHFSRIPQLSSLPFSASRGYYWLGRTAETLGEHKNAQHYFHRAAHFGATYYGQLAAARLNQKKLKVSFPKPTTAERQHFSARKAIKAIQRLEAAGYADFAKIFYRELGKKIESPGELALLAVMAEKNGDYYTSLKIGKMAVFQGKNVGALSHPLGAIPASANISVEEKSLIYAIARQESEFNPTAISKAGAQGILQLLPTTAKALAKKHSIAWSSKKFSSDARYNATLGAHFINEQLERFNGSYILTLIGYNAGPRRVNEWIKRYGDPRGQSLDNVIDWIERIPYTETRNYVMRVMENYGVYKARLTGKIDIKTDLLSGRWK; from the coding sequence ATGCGTGTATTTTCCACCTCTCTTTTCGTATCAACCTTTACTGCACTTATACTGGCAATAAAAATTTTATTTTCAAATGTATACGCGCAAACACCCCTTTTGCACGGGAAAACGCCAATCCCTTTGGTGCGCCCTACTCCCTTTACCGAAAAAGAAACTCTAGAGCCTTTTCAACAGATACACACGACATCACACAATACTGCTACACTTCAGCAACTGAAAGCTGGGCTAGATGCACTAGCAAACAACAATATTGCAAAAACAATAAATCTTCGTAATTCAATGGAAAAACATAGCCTTGATCGTCATATTTTGACATGGGCGATGGGAGTATCAAACCAGGAAAATATACCAAGTTCTGAAATATTTAATGCAATCAATATGCTAAAAGGATGGCCAGGTATAGAAGCGATGAAGTGCAATGCTGAACGTGCTTTTCTTAATGAAACCAACGTTACACGCACAATCATCCAAAAATTTTCTCATCACCCGCCCCAAACAGCACAAGGGATGGCTCTCTTCGCTAAAGCACTTATCGCAACGGGACAAACCATTCGTGCTCAACACGTTATTGCACCGTGGTGGCATAAAACACAGCTTAATGCAAAAGAAGAAATATTTGTTCTTAAAAATGCAAGCGCTGCATTAAAACCTATTGATCATTTGAAACGCATGCAGTCTATGCTGTATGCACATCGTTTTGATTCAGCAGCACGCGTTGCAAAATTAGCCCATGCTCAATCTCTTTTTAATGCTTTTGTGGCCGTTGAAAAAAATGATCCTAGAGCTACACAAAAATTAAAAGCTGCAGAGAGATCATGGCAAAAAGATCCTCTTTTTCAGTTTGCTCGAATACGCCATCTTCGACGAACAGAGCAATATGATGCAGCCGCAGCACTCATGATGAAAACATCAAAAGACGCATTCCGCCTTATGAACCCTCATTCATTGTGGAAAGAACAACGCGCCCTCTCTCGTGAAATGCTCGATTTAAACAAACCCAAAATTGCTTATCAACTCGTTACAATGCACACTGGTATAACATCTACATTAGCCATCGATGCTGAGTTTCATGCAGGATGGTACGCACTACGGTTTCTTCATAACCCTAAATTAGCAATGCAGCATTTTTCACGTATTCCTCAACTCTCTTCTTTACCTTTTTCTGCATCACGTGGATATTACTGGCTAGGACGAACAGCAGAAACGCTAGGAGAACATAAAAATGCCCAGCATTATTTTCATCGCGCAGCTCATTTTGGTGCAACTTACTACGGTCAATTAGCCGCTGCACGACTCAATCAAAAAAAGCTTAAAGTTTCCTTTCCCAAACCAACAACCGCTGAGCGACAACATTTTAGTGCACGAAAAGCGATCAAAGCAATTCAACGTCTTGAAGCAGCCGGCTATGCTGATTTTGCTAAAATTTTTTATAGAGAGCTCGGAAAAAAAATAGAAAGCCCCGGTGAATTAGCTCTTCTGGCTGTTATGGCAGAAAAAAATGGAGACTATTATACCAGCCTCAAAATTGGAAAAATGGCTGTTTTTCAGGGAAAAAATGTCGGTGCACTCTCTCATCCTCTGGGAGCTATACCAGCTTCTGCTAATATTTCTGTAGAAGAAAAATCGCTTATCTATGCCATTGCACGCCAAGAAAGCGAATTTAATCCAACTGCCATATCAAAAGCAGGTGCACAAGGTATACTCCAATTGCTTCCTACAACAGCAAAAGCACTGGCAAAAAAACACTCAATCGCATGGTCTTCTAAAAAATTCAGCAGTGATGCTCGTTATAATGCAACATTAGGGGCCCATTTTATCAATGAACAATTGGAACGTTTTAATGGATCCTATATACTAACTCTTATTGGCTATAATGCGGGGCCTCGTCGAGTCAATGAATGGATAAAACGTTATGGCGACCCTCGAGGACAATCTCTCGATAACGTCATTGATTGGATTGAGCGTATTCCTTATACAGAAACACGTAATTACGTGATGCGTGTCATGGAAAATTATGGTGTCTACAAAGCAAGACTCACTGGAAAAATAGATATAAAAACCGACCTTCTTTCTGGTCGATGGAAATAA
- the dapA gene encoding 4-hydroxy-tetrahydrodipicolinate synthase has protein sequence MLKGAITALITPFDNKGAIDEKAFCDFIEWQITQGINGVSPVGTTGESATLSHEEHKRIIELCVEQVAKRVPVVAGAGSNSTSEAVELAQYAQKAGADAVLVVTPYYNRPNQSGLYKHFSSIAKAVSIPIIIYNIPGRSVIDMAVETMKDLYQDFSNIIGVKDATSRIERVSEQGEKCGKDFVQLSGDDCTALGFNAHGGMGCISVSSNVAPKLCAELQAACFRGDYQTARELNDRLMPLNRAVFIEPSPAGIKYAAAKLGFCGDTVRSPIVPLTESTKKIIDAALSHAGLLKA, from the coding sequence ATGCTCAAGGGAGCGATAACTGCGCTTATTACACCGTTTGATAATAAGGGCGCAATTGATGAGAAGGCGTTTTGTGATTTTATTGAATGGCAGATCACACAAGGGATTAACGGTGTAAGCCCAGTTGGGACAACAGGTGAATCAGCAACGTTAAGTCATGAAGAACATAAGCGGATTATAGAATTGTGTGTTGAGCAGGTTGCAAAGCGTGTTCCTGTTGTTGCTGGAGCGGGATCAAATAGCACAAGTGAGGCTGTAGAGCTTGCACAATACGCACAAAAAGCTGGTGCAGATGCAGTTTTGGTTGTCACTCCCTATTATAATAGACCAAATCAATCTGGTTTATACAAGCACTTTTCTTCCATTGCCAAAGCGGTTTCTATTCCGATTATAATTTATAATATTCCTGGTCGTTCTGTTATCGATATGGCTGTGGAAACGATGAAAGACCTTTATCAAGATTTTAGCAATATCATTGGTGTTAAGGATGCAACAAGTAGAATTGAGCGCGTTAGTGAACAAGGTGAAAAGTGTGGAAAAGATTTTGTGCAGCTTTCCGGTGATGACTGTACAGCGTTAGGCTTTAATGCACATGGAGGTATGGGGTGTATTTCGGTTTCCTCCAATGTTGCTCCAAAGCTTTGTGCAGAGCTTCAAGCCGCTTGTTTTCGTGGTGATTATCAAACAGCACGAGAATTAAATGATCGCCTGATGCCTCTTAATCGTGCTGTGTTTATTGAGCCTAGTCCAGCAGGTATTAAATATGCTGCTGCAAAATTAGGGTTTTGTGGTGATACTGTGCGTTCTCCGATTGTTCCATTAACAGAGAGCACAAAGAAGATTATTGATGCCGCTCTCAGTCATGCTGGTCTTTTAAAAGCATAA
- the smpB gene encoding SsrA-binding protein SmpB, with protein MNKKKNAPVRKIIADNRKARFNFEILNNLEAGLVLQGAEVKSLRSNHANIAESYASFENGELWLVNSYIPEYTQANRFNHEPRRLRKLLLSKREMARFFNATSREGMTLVPLKLYFNERGRVKLEIALARGKKLHDKRETEKKRDWGREKARLLKRYG; from the coding sequence ATGAATAAAAAAAAGAACGCGCCCGTACGGAAAATAATTGCTGACAATCGTAAAGCACGTTTTAATTTTGAAATTCTTAATAATCTTGAGGCGGGTCTTGTCCTTCAGGGAGCGGAAGTGAAGTCTTTACGTTCTAATCATGCCAATATTGCTGAAAGCTATGCGAGTTTTGAGAATGGGGAATTATGGTTAGTAAACAGCTATATTCCTGAATATACGCAGGCTAATCGTTTTAATCATGAACCGCGACGTTTGCGCAAATTATTACTTTCAAAACGTGAGATGGCACGTTTTTTTAATGCAACGTCTCGTGAAGGGATGACACTTGTTCCTCTTAAACTTTATTTTAATGAACGAGGGCGCGTTAAGTTGGAGATTGCTCTAGCGCGGGGAAAAAAGCTTCATGATAAGCGCGAAACGGAAAAAAAGCGCGATTGGGGACGTGAAAAAGCAAGACTTTTAAAAAGATATGGATGA
- a CDS encoding uracil-DNA glycosylase: MNSQLTSLCPEPPQNCNLCPRLHQFIADWRVKEPSWYNAPVRPFFPYKGLDTTRLLIVGLAPGLRGANRTGRPFTGDYAGHLLYSTLKKFGFAQGTFEERADDTLELIDAAIVNSVRCVPPENKPTGAEINTCRYFFSPLLTNLPKLKAVITLGTIAHHSTIRALNAKVLAHPFGHGKINNIGRLRIFSSYHCSRYNTNTGRLTDAMFHQIFQAAKTYLDQC; the protein is encoded by the coding sequence ATGAATAGCCAATTAACATCACTTTGCCCAGAACCACCTCAAAATTGCAATTTATGTCCTAGGCTCCATCAGTTTATTGCTGACTGGCGTGTAAAAGAACCAAGTTGGTATAACGCACCGGTGCGCCCATTCTTTCCTTATAAAGGGCTAGACACAACGCGCCTTCTTATTGTTGGGCTTGCTCCTGGATTACGCGGAGCAAATCGAACTGGACGTCCATTCACTGGTGATTATGCTGGGCACTTACTTTATTCAACTTTAAAAAAATTTGGTTTTGCCCAAGGAACCTTTGAAGAAAGAGCAGACGATACTCTTGAACTGATTGATGCAGCAATCGTTAACTCTGTTCGTTGTGTTCCACCAGAAAATAAACCCACCGGTGCAGAAATTAACACGTGCCGCTATTTCTTCTCACCTCTTTTAACAAATCTTCCCAAACTTAAAGCTGTTATTACCTTAGGCACCATTGCGCACCACTCAACAATACGTGCCCTTAATGCAAAAGTTTTAGCTCACCCTTTTGGACACGGCAAAATCAATAACATCGGCAGATTACGCATTTTTTCAAGCTATCACTGTTCTCGTTATAATACAAATACTGGACGCTTGACAGACGCCATGTTTCACCAAATTTTTCAAGCAGCAAAAACATACTTAGATCAATGCTAA
- the rpoZ gene encoding DNA-directed RNA polymerase subunit omega, protein MARVTVEDCIDKVDNRFELVLLAGHRARQISQGAQITVDRDNDKNPVVALREIAEETLSPADLKEDLIHSLQKHVEVDEPEMASEFITHSGEAESVFNTSLQEEGTSFDHMSEEELLAGIEGLVVPEKSDDY, encoded by the coding sequence ATGGCCCGTGTAACGGTAGAAGATTGTATTGATAAAGTTGACAACCGCTTTGAATTGGTACTTTTAGCAGGTCATCGGGCGCGTCAGATTTCACAAGGAGCGCAGATTACTGTTGATCGTGATAATGATAAAAATCCAGTTGTTGCTTTGCGTGAAATAGCAGAAGAGACATTGTCGCCCGCTGATTTAAAGGAAGACCTTATTCATTCACTGCAAAAGCATGTGGAGGTAGATGAGCCAGAAATGGCAAGTGAATTTATTACTCATTCAGGTGAAGCTGAAAGTGTTTTTAATACATCGTTGCAAGAAGAAGGTACTTCATTTGATCATATGTCAGAAGAAGAGCTTTTAGCGGGTATTGAAGGTTTGGTTGTTCCAGAAAAAAGTGACGATTATTAA
- a CDS encoding bifunctional (p)ppGpp synthetase/guanosine-3',5'-bis(diphosphate) 3'-pyrophosphohydrolase has product MMRQCELVGRVQRYKSDVDEALLNRAYDYAMRKHAHQKRASGDLYFSHPLEVAAILTDMRLDEATIAVALLHDTIEDTSATRAEIDQLFGSEIGKLVEGLTKLNKLDLVSKKAVQAENLRKLLIAISDDVRVLLVKLADRLHNMRTLGAMRDDKRRRIAEETMDIYAPLAGRMGMQDMREELEDLSFFYLNPEGYRTITNRLSELLKHNRDLLSTIENELTKLFLEHGIKADVKSRQKKSYSVFRKMESKALSFEQLSDIFGFRVIVESLNDCYRALGVIHTTWPMVPGRFKDYISIPKQNDYRSIHTTIVGPSRQRVELQIRTAAMDEVAEYGVAAHSIYKEHGSNYSTLKLSSETNAYAWLRQTIQSLSDGDNPEEFLEHTKLELFQDQVFCFTPKGRLIAFPKGATPIDFAYAVHTDIGDSCVGVKINGRIMPLMTKLKNGDEVDIIRSHAQIPPAAWEFLVVTGKARSAIRRASRAAVRKQYSGLGYRILERSFEYMGKQFSKDILKKVLPRLARKDVEDVLAAVGRGELFSADVIKAVYPDYQDHRVVQKSSFKPGEEGWFNIENAQGMIFKVPENEKNAMVENHQSKALPIRGTRGDIPVRFSPEGAVPGDRIVGIMQPGAGIVIYPIQSSALMAYDDQPERWIDVRWDIDAQMNERFPARMNILVVNSPGSLAEITQIISANDANIQNLSFIRTAPDFTEIMIDLEVWDLKHLNRIFSQLKEASSVSTVRRVHG; this is encoded by the coding sequence ATGATGCGTCAGTGTGAGCTTGTTGGACGTGTTCAACGTTACAAATCTGACGTAGATGAGGCTCTTTTAAATAGGGCCTATGATTATGCAATGAGAAAGCATGCACATCAAAAGCGTGCTTCAGGTGATCTTTATTTTTCTCATCCTTTAGAAGTTGCTGCTATTTTGACAGATATGCGGTTGGATGAGGCAACGATTGCTGTTGCTCTTTTGCATGATACAATTGAAGATACAAGCGCTACACGAGCAGAAATTGATCAGCTTTTTGGTTCTGAAATTGGGAAGTTGGTTGAAGGACTTACAAAGCTTAATAAGCTTGATCTTGTATCAAAGAAAGCCGTACAGGCAGAAAATCTTCGTAAACTTCTTATTGCCATTTCTGATGATGTTCGTGTTCTTTTAGTCAAACTTGCTGACCGTCTTCATAATATGCGTACCCTTGGTGCTATGCGTGATGACAAACGTCGGCGAATTGCTGAGGAGACAATGGATATTTATGCGCCACTTGCAGGACGTATGGGTATGCAGGATATGCGCGAGGAATTAGAGGATCTTTCTTTCTTTTATTTAAATCCAGAAGGTTATCGTACGATTACCAATCGACTTTCTGAATTATTGAAACACAACCGTGACCTGCTTTCCACAATTGAAAATGAATTGACAAAGCTTTTTTTAGAGCATGGCATTAAAGCAGATGTTAAAAGCCGTCAGAAAAAATCTTATTCAGTCTTTCGCAAAATGGAAAGTAAAGCATTATCGTTTGAACAGTTATCGGATATTTTTGGATTTCGTGTGATTGTTGAATCCCTGAATGATTGTTATCGTGCTCTTGGTGTCATTCATACGACATGGCCAATGGTTCCTGGTCGTTTTAAAGATTATATCTCTATACCAAAGCAAAATGATTATCGTTCTATTCATACAACAATTGTGGGGCCTTCAAGACAACGTGTTGAGTTGCAAATTAGAACGGCTGCTATGGATGAAGTTGCTGAATATGGGGTTGCTGCTCATTCCATATATAAAGAGCACGGTTCCAATTATTCGACTTTGAAGTTATCAAGCGAAACGAATGCCTATGCATGGTTGCGCCAAACGATACAATCTTTGTCTGATGGAGATAATCCAGAAGAGTTTTTAGAACACACAAAACTTGAGCTTTTTCAAGACCAAGTTTTTTGTTTTACGCCGAAAGGCCGATTAATTGCTTTTCCTAAAGGAGCTACGCCTATTGATTTTGCTTATGCCGTTCATACAGATATCGGTGATTCTTGTGTGGGCGTAAAAATTAATGGTCGTATTATGCCTTTAATGACCAAATTAAAAAATGGTGATGAGGTTGATATTATTCGTTCACACGCTCAAATTCCGCCAGCTGCATGGGAATTTCTTGTTGTCACAGGTAAAGCACGTTCAGCTATTCGACGAGCAAGCCGTGCAGCGGTACGTAAACAATATTCGGGTTTAGGATATCGTATTCTCGAGCGTTCATTTGAGTATATGGGAAAACAATTTTCAAAAGACATTTTGAAGAAAGTTTTGCCACGTTTAGCACGTAAGGATGTAGAGGATGTATTGGCTGCTGTTGGGCGTGGAGAGCTGTTTTCCGCTGATGTGATTAAAGCGGTTTATCCTGATTATCAAGATCACCGTGTAGTACAAAAGTCATCTTTTAAGCCTGGGGAAGAAGGTTGGTTTAATATTGAAAATGCTCAAGGTATGATTTTTAAAGTTCCAGAAAATGAAAAGAATGCAATGGTCGAGAATCATCAATCTAAAGCATTGCCTATTAGAGGAACCCGTGGAGATATACCCGTACGTTTTTCACCGGAAGGAGCAGTACCTGGAGATCGGATTGTTGGTATTATGCAGCCAGGGGCTGGGATCGTTATTTATCCAATACAATCTTCAGCTTTGATGGCGTATGATGATCAGCCAGAACGATGGATTGATGTCCGCTGGGATATTGATGCCCAAATGAATGAACGTTTTCCTGCACGGATGAATATTTTGGTTGTAAATAGTCCTGGTTCTTTGGCTGAAATTACACAAATAATTTCTGCTAACGATGCCAATATCCAAAATTTATCTTTTATTCGTACAGCACCAGATTTTACAGAAATTATGATTGATCTAGAAGTTTGGGATTTAAAACATTTGAATCGTATTTTTTCTCAGTTAAAAGAGGCAAGTTCAGTCAGTACAGTACGGCGGGTTCATGGATAA
- the pyrE gene encoding orotate phosphoribosyltransferase, whose amino-acid sequence MNTQDVIDIFKQADAILEGHFILTSGRHSATYMQKAKVFMHADLTEKLCRGLAEKIKKSVEEKIDYVVGPAIGGLIPSYETSRHLGVPSLWVERVNGIFELRRFEIKKGARVVIIEDIVTTGLSIRETVEAIVAAGAEVLASACILDRSGGKVNVGVPLIALAEYEITSYASDALPAELSVLPAIKPGSRNI is encoded by the coding sequence ATGAATACACAAGATGTCATTGATATTTTTAAACAAGCAGATGCTATTCTAGAAGGGCATTTTATTTTAACATCAGGTCGCCATAGTGCGACTTATATGCAAAAAGCGAAAGTATTCATGCATGCTGACTTGACGGAAAAGTTATGTCGTGGATTGGCTGAAAAAATCAAAAAATCTGTCGAGGAAAAAATTGATTATGTTGTTGGTCCCGCAATTGGCGGTCTTATTCCTTCCTATGAAACTTCACGTCACCTTGGTGTTCCTTCTCTTTGGGTAGAACGTGTAAATGGCATCTTTGAATTGCGTCGTTTTGAAATCAAGAAGGGTGCACGGGTTGTTATTATTGAAGATATTGTGACAACGGGTCTTTCCATTCGTGAGACTGTTGAGGCGATCGTTGCAGCAGGAGCAGAGGTACTGGCCAGTGCATGTATCCTTGATCGTTCTGGTGGTAAGGTCAATGTTGGAGTTCCATTGATTGCGCTTGCTGAATACGAGATAACCTCTTATGCTAGTGATGCACTTCCTGCAGAGCTTTCTGTTCTTCCAGCGATTAAACCAGGCAGTCGAAATATTTAA